In the Geitlerinema sp. PCC 9228 genome, one interval contains:
- a CDS encoding ATP-binding protein translates to MTLDIKQFFQATNPSRTLFVEDVDRDRKYYIDFSPVRGGQIIEELKDNIALWSPEDPTYQLFTGHVGCGKSTELRRLKLQLEEAGFHVVYFESQEEMEMSDVDAGDILLAIARRVSHSLQEISLEEPKRLQNLLQAAMNFMQTEIELSGEVKTPVGTLKGSSEGQFSLDAGIARITAKTKASPNMRQKLRDFLEPRTQTLLESINQELLEPGTAKLKQAGKQGLVVIVDSLDRVLPLPKPWGRPQQEYLFVDRGEQLRGLHCHVVYTMPLALRFSDEFGRLTQGFLSNPQVLPMVPSRHRDGTPYEEGLSLLRQMVLARAFPDASPEERLQRTAEIFDSQETLDVLCDVSGGHVRNLLRLLNDTIKKDKQFPLSRACLDATIRSYRHERVLAVDEQEWHLLRHVMQKKKVAGDEGYHKLIRSMYVYEYRDRDGYWFDINPILAGAEELK, encoded by the coding sequence ATGACCTTAGATATCAAACAGTTCTTTCAAGCCACCAATCCCAGCCGAACGCTTTTTGTGGAAGATGTCGATCGCGATCGTAAGTACTACATCGATTTTTCACCAGTGCGGGGCGGGCAAATTATTGAAGAGTTGAAAGATAATATTGCCCTGTGGTCGCCGGAAGATCCAACTTACCAACTGTTTACCGGTCATGTGGGATGTGGCAAATCTACGGAGTTGCGGCGGCTGAAATTACAACTTGAAGAAGCTGGGTTTCACGTTGTGTATTTTGAATCCCAGGAAGAAATGGAAATGTCGGATGTGGATGCGGGGGATATCTTGCTAGCGATCGCCCGTCGTGTCAGCCATAGTTTGCAAGAAATCTCTTTAGAAGAACCCAAACGCTTGCAAAACTTACTGCAAGCCGCCATGAATTTCATGCAGACAGAAATCGAACTTTCCGGGGAAGTCAAAACTCCCGTGGGAACCCTCAAAGGCAGCAGCGAAGGTCAGTTTAGCCTGGATGCGGGCATTGCTAGAATCACCGCCAAAACCAAAGCCAGTCCCAACATGCGGCAAAAATTGCGGGACTTTTTAGAACCCCGCACCCAAACACTTTTGGAATCCATCAATCAAGAACTATTAGAACCGGGAACTGCCAAACTCAAACAAGCAGGAAAGCAAGGATTGGTGGTCATTGTCGATAGCCTCGATCGCGTGTTGCCTTTACCCAAACCCTGGGGCAGACCGCAGCAGGAATACTTATTTGTTGACCGCGGGGAACAGTTGCGGGGGTTACACTGTCATGTGGTGTATACCATGCCGTTGGCGTTGCGGTTTTCCGATGAGTTTGGTAGGCTAACCCAAGGATTTCTTTCCAATCCCCAGGTTTTGCCCATGGTTCCCAGTCGCCACCGAGATGGCACTCCTTACGAGGAGGGATTGTCGCTATTGCGGCAAATGGTGCTGGCAAGGGCATTTCCCGATGCGTCGCCAGAAGAGCGGTTGCAACGCACGGCGGAAATTTTCGATAGTCAGGAAACATTGGATGTTCTCTGCGATGTTAGCGGTGGTCACGTGCGTAATTTGTTGCGGTTGCTCAACGATACTATTAAAAAGGACAAACAATTTCCCCTATCCCGGGCGTGTTTGGATGCTACCATCCGTTCCTACCGCCACGAACGGGTGCTAGCTGTAGACGAACAGGAGTGGCATTTGTTGCGCCACGTGATGCAGAAAAAGAAAGTAGCGGGGGATGAGGGCTACCACAAACTGATTCGCAGTATGTATGTGTACGAATATCGCGATCGCGATGGGTATTGGTTTGATATCAACCCCATTTTGGCAGGAGCAGAAGAGTTAAAGTAG